DNA from Candidatus Polarisedimenticolia bacterium:
CCAGCGTCCGCATTCCGTTCACGGCGTAAGTCATGGGGTTCAAGCGGGCGCAGACGGCCATCCACCCGGGCATGCGCTCCAGGGGGACGAAGGCGCTGGAGAGGAACGCCAGCGGCAGGGTCAGGAAGCTCAGAATGGCGAAGAACTCGCCGTGGTTGGTCAGCGTGAAGGCGAGCATCAGAGAGATAACGGTCAGCGCGAAGCCGAGCAGCCATCCCAGGATGATCAGGGCGGCCAGCCCGGGAATGCCCGTGGCGATGCGCGCCCCCAGGAGAAAGGCCAGGCCGACAATCAGCAGCACTTGGATAGTGGAAACCAGGTTCACGTAGAGGAAGCGGCTCGCCAGGATCGAAGCGCGCGAGATGGGGGCGGCGAGGATGCGGGTGAGCGTGCCATTCTCCTTGTCGAAGAGCAGCTCGATTCCTCCCGACAGGCTGCTGCCGAAGACGGTGAGCGCTACGATGCCGGGAAGGATGAAGGTGCGGTAGGTGCCGCCCGGCAGGCTTTCCGGCGCCATGCGCCCGAACGCGCCGCCGAAGAAGACCAGGAACACGATGGGGGAAACCAGGGCGAAGGTGATGCTGAAGCGCTCGCGCCGCAGGTGGATCAGCCAGCGGACCAGCTGGGCGCGGGTTTCCTGGATGAACTCAGCCACGCGGCGCCTCCTCGTCGATGCGGTGCCCTGTGGCCTTAAGGAAGACCTCCTCCAGACCGGGGCGCGAGTAGGCGATGCGCTGCACCCGCGTGCCGCCCGCGGCCGCCGCCTCCAGGACCTTGGGAAGCGCCGTCTCGTTCGCCTCCACGTAAATCGACAGGCGGGTCCCGTCGCTGAGGGTGTCCTTGACGAAGGAGAGCGCTCCCAGGGTGCGCGCCAGAGACGCCATCGAGCCGGCCGCCTCGGCCGGCACCTCGAGGGTGATCACATCGCCTCCCAGAGCGGCGCGCAGCTCGTCCGGGGTCCCCGATACGGCGATGCGTCCCCGGTCGATCACCGCCACCCGATCGCACAGCCGGTCCGCCTCGTCCATGTAGTTGGTACACAGGAACACGGTGACGCCGCGCTGCTTGAGCCCGGAAACGTAGCGCCACAACTCGGAGCGTACCTTGACGTCCAGACCGAGCGACGGCTCGTCGAGAAAGAGAATGCGCGGCTCGTGCACCAGGCCGCAGGCGAGATCGAGCTTCTTCTTCATGCCGCCCGAATAAGTGCGCACCGGACGATCGGCGGCCTCGCCCAGATCCACCAGCTCGAGGAGTTCGGCGATGCGCCGCTCTTTCACGCCGCGCTCGAGATGGTACATGCCGGCGAACCAGCTCAGATTTTCCCTTCCGGTCAGGGCCCGGTCCGCGGTCAGCTCCTGGGGAACGTAACCGAACAGGCGGCGGGCCTCGGCGCTGCGGCGCAGGATGTCGACGCCCGCCATCTCGGCGCTTCCCGAATCGGGCCGTGTCAGGGTAATCAACACCTTGACCGTGGTGGTCTTGCCGGCCCCGTTCGGACCGAGCAAGCCGAAGGTCTCTCCCTCGCGCACTTCGAGATCGACTCCGTCGAGGGCGGTCACCTCGCCGTAGCGCTTCACCAATCCTCGTGTCCGGATCATGGTGGTGCGGAGCTTGTTGCTCTCATGACATCGATTATTGTCGTCTCGGATCCGAACGGCGGTCAATAGGCGTGAATGAGGTGATGGCGAGAATTCGATCGCAAGATGGGCGTGATCCAGTCCCGATCATACAGCTCACGCCAGGGATTCGGTAGCTGTTCCCGTACGGGAAACAAGCGGCGCGCGAGCACCCGCCGCCAGGTCCACCGGTTCTCCGTGAGGTGAAGCCGCATCGCGGGCGTGCTGGGATCAGGACGGCGCTCCGAGCGCCACTTGATGAAGTTTCTCCAAACCATCGCCAGGAACAATCTTTCGACCAATGCATTGATGCGCCGGCCGAACGCGATGGTCTCGCGGCGGTGATGTGCCAGGCTGTGACGCAGCAGGGCGTGCAGCTGGTCCACGGGGAACATGGCCCGGTCGCGGGCAAGCATCTCCGGCGTACGCACCGTCCCCTTCGGGCCGCGTCGTGGGTTGGGAAAACGCTGGAACCGGACTCGACCCGACAATGCTGCTGCGGTCCGATCGTAGGCGGGATGACCGTCGCCCGCCAGATTCAGACTTCCCGTTTCGGGAGTCAGTCTCAGCAGGAGCTCGACGATGCGTCGGGTCGACGCCTCGTATCCACCGTGCAGCTTGCGAGAAGGCCGCCGCAGCAGGCGATCCTCTTGGGCAGCCGATTTCTTCCCGGTGCGAGGATGCGGCGCCGGATCGACGCCGTAGAGAAACCACGAGTCGCGGCCGACGGCTGTTGCGACCCCGAAAGGGAAATCCTGGCTGAACTCGAAGGTCTCGAAATGATCGAGGACCACGGTTTCGGTCAAGCGGCCCTCGAGATATTTGAGGGTGTGCGCGCTCAGCAGCAATGCGTGACGCCCGAGCCGCGCACTCAGCCGCGTGACGGTGGAGGGCGCGCAGCCGAGGGTGCGCGCCAGCTGCCGGTGGGCACAGCCGGCCTGCAGGCCCGCAGCAATGGGAACCAGCAGCTCGGGGCGCTTGAGGTAATAGGACACCGCGAAGCTCTGTCTCGAGAAGCTGCGCATGCAGACGGCGCAACGAAAGCGAGGGACCGAAGAGCGCCGTCGCGTGGAATACGCTCCATGGTGCTGATATCTGTAGCCGGGCATCCGGCGCCTGTGCTGGGGACAGTCGGGCCAGGGGCAGAAACGCGGACGGAAAAATCGCAAGCGCTCAATTGGGATCTTGGGCCAGCGCATGAGTGCCGGAAGTTCAAGAACCGTGCCGCAAGTCGTGATGAGGACGTATTAAGGACAAAGGAGTTATCGAACCTGTAATTCAGGCCGACGTTCATGGGCGCATTCGCTGGAAACGATCGTGTCCGCCCGTGAACTAACAAGCTCCGCACCACCATGGGTATAATCGCGGGGTGGAAGGACGCTTCGCGTGATCAACAAGGCCCGCCGCTTCTGGCCTGCGATTCTCGCCGCGGCCCTGATCGCCCTCGCCGCCCTCTTGATCATCCGGATTCCCTCCGACAGCCGGGCCGTAGTGCGCGGCAGCTTCGGCGTCGGCGAGGCGCGCCTGCTGGAGCCGGGATGGCACCTGCGCGTGCCGCTGCTGCAGTCGGTACACCGCTACCCGGCCGGAGCGCTGGAAATCGCCGGCACCGAGGAGGTCACCTCCTCCGAGGGCGTCAACCTGCGCTTCCCGTATCGCCTGTCGGCGCGCATCGATCCGGCCCATCTTCTGCAGTTCGACGAGAACGCCCGCGGGCGCGGGGCCCGGGAGTTCCTGGCGGAAAGACTGCACCGCCTGCTGGCGGCGGGATTCTCCGATACCTCCGCCGGTGTCTGGGCCGCGGGAACGGAAGCCCCTCCGACCGACACGATTGAGGGCGAGCTGCAGGCGCTTGGGCTGACCTCGGTGTCGCTCTCGCTGGATCGTCCCGAAGCGCCGCAGGAGGCCACCAACGCGGCCCTGCTGGCTCAGATACGCGGCAAGAGCCGCCGTCAGACTTCCAAGATACTTCTCGTCGGGCTGGACGGCGCCGACTGGCAGCTGATCGACCCCTGGATTGCCCAGGGCAAGCTGCCGAACCTGGCGCGCCTCAAGGCGCGCTCCGCCTGGGCCAACCTCAAATCGCTGCAGCCGATTCTGTCCCCCTTGCTGTGGACCAGCGTCGCTACCGGCCGCCGGCCGGAAGAGCATGGCGTGGTCGACTTCCTGGTCAAGGATCCCGCGACCGGAGAGAAGGTCCCGATCTCCTCGCGCTTCCGCAAGGTCCCGGCGTTGTGGAACCTGTTCAGCGAGATGGGGCGCACGGTCGGAGTGGTGGCCTGGTGGGCCTCCTATCCCGCTGAGCCGGTGCACGGCGTCATCGTCTCCGATCGGGTTGCCTACTCTCTGTTCGGCTACAAGGCCGATCCGGCGAGCCTCCCGGGGGTCGCCTACCCCGAGGACTACCTGG
Protein-coding regions in this window:
- a CDS encoding ATP-binding cassette domain-containing protein, which translates into the protein MKRYGEVTALDGVDLEVREGETFGLLGPNGAGKTTTVKVLITLTRPDSGSAEMAGVDILRRSAEARRLFGYVPQELTADRALTGRENLSWFAGMYHLERGVKERRIAELLELVDLGEAADRPVRTYSGGMKKKLDLACGLVHEPRILFLDEPSLGLDVKVRSELWRYVSGLKQRGVTVFLCTNYMDEADRLCDRVAVIDRGRIAVSGTPDELRAALGGDVITLEVPAEAAGSMASLARTLGALSFVKDTLSDGTRLSIYVEANETALPKVLEAAAAGGTRVQRIAYSRPGLEEVFLKATGHRIDEEAPRG
- a CDS encoding ABC transporter permease, producing the protein MAEFIQETRAQLVRWLIHLRRERFSITFALVSPIVFLVFFGGAFGRMAPESLPGGTYRTFILPGIVALTVFGSSLSGGIELLFDKENGTLTRILAAPISRASILASRFLYVNLVSTIQVLLIVGLAFLLGARIATGIPGLAALIILGWLLGFALTVISLMLAFTLTNHGEFFAILSFLTLPLAFLSSAFVPLERMPGWMAVCARLNPMTYAVNGMRTLVVSGWDWAYLGKMALVLAAFDLVALLAGTRVLRRHIS
- a CDS encoding helix-turn-helix domain-containing protein, yielding MRSFSRQSFAVSYYLKRPELLVPIAAGLQAGCAHRQLARTLGCAPSTVTRLSARLGRHALLLSAHTLKYLEGRLTETVVLDHFETFEFSQDFPFGVATAVGRDSWFLYGVDPAPHPRTGKKSAAQEDRLLRRPSRKLHGGYEASTRRIVELLLRLTPETGSLNLAGDGHPAYDRTAAALSGRVRFQRFPNPRRGPKGTVRTPEMLARDRAMFPVDQLHALLRHSLAHHRRETIAFGRRINALVERLFLAMVWRNFIKWRSERRPDPSTPAMRLHLTENRWTWRRVLARRLFPVREQLPNPWRELYDRDWITPILRSNSRHHLIHAY